A single Lynx canadensis isolate LIC74 chromosome D2, mLynCan4.pri.v2, whole genome shotgun sequence DNA region contains:
- the AVPI1 gene encoding arginine vasopressin-induced protein 1: MGTPASVVSEPPPWQAPAEARGRKQATANIFQDAELLQIQGLFQRSGDQLAEERAQIIWECAGDHRVAEALRRLRRKRPPRPKPLGHSLHHCSRLRIPEPRAPLADPQSGATEMASGDQYLNSRRTSARIRRNWKKPGPTSYLHQIRH; this comes from the exons ATGGGAACGCCCGCCTCTGTGGTGAGCGAGCCGCCCCCCTGGCAGGCCCCGGCTGAGGCCCGGGGCCGCAAGCAGGCCACAGCCAACATCTTCCAGGACGCCGAGCTGCTGCAGATCCAGGGCCTGTTTCAGCGCAGTGGGGACCAGCTGGCCGAAGAGCGGGCACAGATCATCTGGGAGTGTGCAGGAGACCACCGTGTGGCAGAGGCCTTGAGGAGGCTGCGTAGGAAGAGGCCCCCCCGGCCAAAACCCCTGGGCCACTCACTGCACCACTGCAGCCGGCTCAG AATCCCCGAGCCCCGTGCTCCACTGGCCGACCCACAGAGTGGTGCCACAGAGATGGCCTCTGGCGATCAGTATCTGAACTCCAGGAGGACAAGTGCCAGGATCCGCCGGAACTGGAAGAAGCCAGGCCCCACAAGCTACCTCCATCAGATCAGACACTGa